From Myxococcales bacterium, the proteins below share one genomic window:
- a CDS encoding protein kinase yields the protein MKICPRCSELFPDDAGFCPYDGVSLERSNDKYLGKTIASRYRLIKRLGLGGMSSVYLARHIIIDRLSALKILRKELGLNPSHRERFLREARAVNRINHRNIVEISDVGEADGVAYLVMEYVEGESLHAHVQRGRLDWQRAARIGIQVASALARAHQMGIVHRDLKPENVLIVRDDAGRDIVKLTDFGIAKIMDMPSLTFSEQLFGTPGYIAPEYVEGIPADERADIYSLGVVIYEMVTGTLPYEWQGQADLLLKPITHAPIPPVQRGVHLPAGLEALILSMLARRAEDRPQDAFAVHDGLIDVLRRSGGISSTSLPAIAVTSSPHPYHPPQETVVASLAPGSSAEVTAIRGFSPAGPGSEGPPSTNDEPARALRANESAHGLAVLPHLGTPEMATKWRTALAELEARIGDARRRGGAYGENAARAADLAAMAGEMIPRVERSARAVAELQSRVDRVEARGREFRANLGHAIDVLLRDRSRERAHLEAVRTRRVAVDGGEGPESARTSDGRVWEASALHSEEARMSVVVADLGYQIEALKGQLDAKNDELERELTEVSGALEGSVAALRRMSSELARTIREGIALVD from the coding sequence ATGAAAATCTGCCCCCGTTGCTCCGAGCTCTTCCCCGACGACGCGGGCTTCTGCCCGTACGACGGCGTCTCGCTCGAGCGAAGCAACGACAAGTACCTCGGCAAGACGATCGCCTCGCGGTACCGGCTCATCAAGCGCTTGGGGCTCGGCGGCATGTCGAGCGTCTACCTCGCCCGGCACATCATCATCGACCGCCTGAGCGCCCTCAAGATCCTCCGAAAGGAGCTCGGCTTGAACCCCTCCCACCGCGAGCGCTTCTTGCGGGAGGCCCGGGCCGTGAACCGCATCAACCACCGGAACATCGTCGAGATCAGCGATGTCGGCGAGGCGGACGGGGTGGCGTACCTCGTCATGGAGTACGTGGAAGGCGAGTCGCTCCACGCGCACGTCCAGCGTGGGCGCCTCGACTGGCAGCGGGCCGCTCGCATCGGGATCCAGGTCGCGAGCGCCCTCGCGCGCGCTCACCAGATGGGCATCGTTCACCGCGATCTCAAGCCCGAGAACGTGCTCATCGTCCGTGACGATGCCGGCCGCGACATCGTCAAGCTGACGGATTTCGGCATCGCGAAGATCATGGACATGCCGAGCCTGACGTTCTCCGAGCAGCTCTTCGGCACGCCGGGGTACATCGCCCCGGAGTACGTCGAGGGCATCCCGGCCGACGAGCGCGCCGACATCTACTCGCTCGGAGTGGTCATCTACGAAATGGTGACGGGCACCCTCCCGTACGAGTGGCAAGGCCAGGCCGATCTCCTCCTGAAGCCGATCACCCACGCCCCCATTCCTCCCGTGCAGCGCGGCGTGCACCTGCCCGCAGGGCTCGAGGCGCTCATCCTCTCCATGTTGGCGCGGAGGGCCGAAGATCGCCCGCAAGACGCGTTCGCCGTGCACGACGGGCTCATCGACGTCCTGCGGAGGTCGGGGGGAATCTCGTCGACGTCTCTCCCGGCCATCGCGGTCACCTCGAGCCCGCACCCGTACCACCCCCCTCAAGAGACGGTCGTCGCGAGCCTCGCCCCGGGTTCGAGCGCAGAGGTCACGGCCATCCGAGGGTTCTCTCCGGCGGGGCCCGGGTCGGAGGGGCCACCCTCGACGAACGACGAGCCCGCGCGTGCGCTCCGCGCGAACGAGAGCGCTCACGGGTTGGCCGTGCTCCCTCACCTCGGCACCCCGGAGATGGCGACCAAGTGGCGCACGGCGCTCGCGGAGCTCGAGGCGAGGATCGGCGACGCCCGCCGGCGTGGTGGGGCGTACGGGGAGAACGCGGCGCGCGCAGCGGACCTCGCGGCGATGGCCGGAGAGATGATCCCGCGGGTCGAGCGCTCGGCGCGTGCGGTGGCGGAGCTCCAGTCGCGTGTCGATCGAGTCGAGGCGCGCGGTCGCGAGTTCCGGGCGAACCTCGGGCACGCCATCGACGTGCTCCTTCGCGACAGGTCGCGTGAACGCGCCCACCTCGAGGCCGTGCGTACGCGGCGCGTCGCCGTGGACGGAGGGGAGGGGCCCGAGAGCGCGCGCACGTCGGACGGGCGAGTGTGGGAGGCCTCCGCGCTCCACTCGGAAGAGGCTCGGATGTCCGTCGTCGTCGCCGACCTCGGCTATCAAATCGAGGCCCTCAAGGGCCAGCTCGACGCCAAGAACGATGAGCTCGAGCGCGAGCTCACCGAGGTGTCGGGGGCGCTCGAGGGCTCGGTGGCGGCGCTGCGCCGCATGTCGAGCGAGCTCGCTCGGACCATCCGCGAGGGGATCGCGCTCGTCGACTAA
- a CDS encoding DUF2752 domain-containing protein gives MPKGNEHAPVSTVPLAKRARATLLVGSAIVAYALVVGSGVVRCPLAAMFHVPCPTCGATRSTLALLSLDFSGAMLNPVAPPLVVLLGVLSARLVFVAARDGHTRRFDEAPAIRGVVKAIFGLLLVAIALWIVRFFGVLGGPVPV, from the coding sequence ATGCCCAAGGGAAACGAGCACGCGCCGGTTTCGACCGTGCCCCTCGCGAAACGCGCGCGCGCGACGCTCCTCGTCGGTTCGGCCATCGTCGCCTACGCGCTCGTCGTCGGGAGCGGCGTCGTGAGGTGCCCGCTCGCGGCTATGTTCCACGTGCCGTGCCCGACGTGTGGCGCGACCCGGTCCACGCTCGCGCTGCTCTCCCTCGACTTTTCGGGGGCGATGTTGAACCCCGTGGCACCGCCGCTCGTGGTGCTGCTCGGCGTGCTCTCGGCGCGCCTCGTCTTCGTCGCCGCCCGGGACGGGCACACCCGCCGCTTCGACGAGGCGCCCGCGATCCGCGGCGTGGTGAAGGCGATCTTCGGCCTCCTCCTCGTGGCGATCGCCCTGTGGATCGTGCGGTTCTTCGGCGTCCTCGGCGGGCCGGTTCCCGTGTAG
- a CDS encoding CD225/dispanin family protein, protein MMVTDPTTANSTVHAAGGYGPPGGMPPGGGYGGPPPGGAPPGGYGGPPGGGGPPGFGGPPPGGYGGPPPGGAPPGGFGGPPPGGYGAPPPGFGPPGGGFPPPGGPMMPGAGGDVNTTLPIILGVISCLCCGISFILGVVGIVLAVQAGNAKNMGDIEGARSKAKTATILGAVGIGLGLLLDVVWGIINVAANS, encoded by the coding sequence ATGATGGTGACCGATCCCACGACCGCAAATTCGACTGTCCACGCCGCGGGCGGGTACGGGCCTCCGGGCGGCATGCCTCCTGGCGGCGGTTACGGTGGCCCGCCCCCCGGCGGCGCCCCCCCCGGCGGCTACGGCGGCCCCCCCGGCGGTGGTGGCCCGCCCGGCTTCGGTGGTCCGCCCCCCGGTGGCTACGGTGGGCCTCCCCCCGGTGGTGCGCCCCCCGGCGGCTTCGGTGGACCGCCCCCCGGTGGTTACGGCGCACCTCCGCCCGGCTTCGGTCCCCCCGGTGGAGGCTTCCCGCCCCCCGGCGGCCCCATGATGCCGGGCGCCGGAGGCGACGTGAACACGACGCTCCCGATCATCCTCGGCGTCATCTCGTGCCTCTGCTGCGGCATCAGCTTCATCCTGGGTGTCGTCGGGATCGTGCTCGCCGTCCAGGCCGGCAACGCCAAGAACATGGGCGACATCGAGGGCGCGCGGAGCAAGGCCAAGACCGCGACGATCCTCGGCGCCGTGGGCATCGGCCTCGGCCTCCTGCTCGACGTCGTCTGGGGCATCATCAACGTCGCCGCGAACTCCTGA
- a CDS encoding sigma-70 family RNA polymerase sigma factor: MDTDVYLARIAAGDDTAFAAWLGAVEPEVRASLRGFARVVDTEAVLQEAFLRVWQAAPRVVPDGRPSSLMRFAVTTARNTAISELRRRRVTVADEAALESAAVELPQGGARDDLLREALRLCLELLPAKPREVVLARLEGSGSATDASLAVRLGMRTNTFLQNVTRAKRALVGCLEERGVRVSGRLEGGAR; encoded by the coding sequence GTGGACACGGATGTGTATCTTGCACGCATTGCGGCCGGGGACGACACGGCGTTCGCCGCGTGGCTCGGCGCCGTGGAGCCCGAGGTGCGGGCTTCGCTTCGAGGGTTCGCGCGCGTCGTGGACACCGAGGCCGTGCTCCAGGAGGCCTTCCTTCGTGTGTGGCAGGCCGCCCCGAGGGTCGTCCCCGACGGGCGGCCGAGCTCGCTCATGCGCTTCGCCGTGACGACGGCACGCAACACGGCGATCTCGGAGCTTCGCAGGCGGAGGGTGACCGTGGCGGACGAAGCCGCGCTCGAGTCGGCGGCGGTGGAGCTCCCGCAGGGCGGCGCGCGCGACGACCTCCTCCGTGAGGCCCTCCGTCTCTGCCTCGAGCTCCTGCCCGCGAAGCCGCGGGAGGTTGTCTTGGCGAGGCTCGAGGGCTCGGGCTCTGCGACCGACGCGTCGCTAGCCGTGCGCCTCGGCATGCGGACGAACACGTTCTTGCAGAACGTCACCCGGGCGAAACGTGCCCTGGTCGGGTGCCTCGAGGAGCGAGGTGTTCGCGTCTCTGGTCGGCTCGAAGGAGGTGCGCGGTGA
- a CDS encoding VWA domain-containing protein: MTRPAMPFTQPSPSTASPLSAPTGALVLRDTRIVAEACGGIVRTVLEQRFENPNDAPLHVTYSLPLPLDAAVVAFSFVLGDRTITSEIDRRDRARERFEDAVASGHSAALLEEERSTVFTQEIGNVPPRAEVVARITLDALLTYAHEPSRGVWEARFPTTLAPRYLGESGRVVDASKVTFDVREHMPLGPRVTLSLVVRDALAAGRSPESPSHPIQCAKDGAATVVTFGGEGHMPLDRDVVVRWDGARAESSGAAHVHVDRDEDAVYALVTVVPPAGRQVRAVPRDLTVLLDTSGSMGGEPLAQAKRVALALVASLDENDTVHLVEFSSRPRAFREGPSFATPETKRAASAWLASLVASGGTEMRDGIERALSDVRPGRAAQVVLVTDGLIGFEQEIVTAILRQNVYGARVHTVGVGSAVNRSLLGPAARAGRGIEIVCGLGEDTEPLVARLLARTDAPVVTGLTLVDARTGAAVALAARRVPDLHAGAPCLVPMRLSRETAAVRIEGVSADGPFVHEVPIRPDGVERPYVRSLFGREAVSDVDMRMAAGELRGEGDAEIERLGLAYAIVTRKTSFVAVSHERTVDPTLPTRREVVPHALPYGMSAEGVGLRAASSVMPVAARSVAFAPSQAIPMPMGMPMPAPMAPSGAPPASRGGGGGERRKESKSEEARDTFVAPKKKAAPPPKPSLLERVARAVLGNADEGGGSGADDHDEESAAPSPSPRLVVGRLVRSTEGVLVVEITLSDELTFHHDTLRLIMATGEGRPARIDAARSTAPGSYGAGAVLRLVVLHGEGRLEAFAVTGLEMAGAFPFRVALG; encoded by the coding sequence ATGACCCGCCCCGCGATGCCCTTCACGCAGCCCTCCCCATCGACCGCTTCGCCTCTCTCGGCCCCGACCGGAGCGCTCGTGTTGCGCGACACGCGCATCGTCGCCGAGGCGTGCGGAGGGATCGTGCGCACGGTCCTCGAGCAGCGCTTCGAGAACCCGAACGACGCGCCCCTTCACGTCACCTACAGCCTCCCGCTCCCGCTCGACGCGGCCGTCGTGGCCTTCAGCTTCGTGCTCGGGGATCGAACCATCACCTCCGAGATCGATCGCCGCGATCGCGCTCGCGAGCGGTTCGAGGACGCCGTCGCTTCGGGCCACTCGGCGGCGCTGCTCGAGGAAGAGCGCTCGACCGTCTTCACGCAGGAGATCGGGAACGTGCCGCCGCGGGCCGAGGTCGTGGCGCGGATCACGCTGGATGCCCTGCTCACCTACGCGCACGAGCCCAGCCGGGGCGTCTGGGAGGCACGGTTTCCGACCACGCTCGCGCCCCGGTACCTCGGCGAATCGGGGCGTGTCGTCGACGCGTCGAAGGTCACGTTCGACGTCCGTGAGCACATGCCCCTCGGGCCCCGCGTGACGTTGTCGCTCGTGGTGCGAGACGCCCTCGCCGCGGGGCGGTCCCCCGAGTCGCCTTCGCACCCCATCCAGTGTGCGAAGGACGGCGCCGCGACCGTCGTGACGTTCGGTGGAGAGGGGCACATGCCGCTCGATCGCGACGTGGTCGTTCGGTGGGACGGTGCGCGCGCGGAGAGCTCGGGCGCGGCGCACGTACACGTCGACCGCGACGAGGACGCCGTGTACGCGCTCGTGACGGTCGTGCCCCCCGCGGGGCGCCAAGTGCGCGCAGTTCCAAGGGATTTGACGGTGTTGCTCGACACGAGCGGGTCGATGGGCGGGGAGCCGCTCGCCCAGGCGAAGCGCGTCGCGTTGGCGCTCGTCGCTTCTCTCGACGAAAACGACACCGTCCACCTCGTCGAGTTCTCGTCTCGGCCTCGGGCGTTTCGGGAAGGGCCGTCGTTCGCCACCCCCGAGACGAAGCGCGCGGCGTCGGCATGGCTCGCGTCGCTCGTGGCTTCGGGGGGTACCGAGATGCGCGACGGCATCGAGCGCGCCCTCTCCGACGTGCGGCCCGGGCGTGCGGCCCAGGTCGTCCTCGTGACCGACGGGCTCATCGGGTTCGAGCAAGAGATCGTCACGGCGATCCTGCGCCAAAACGTGTATGGTGCACGCGTCCACACGGTCGGGGTCGGGTCGGCGGTGAACCGGTCCTTGCTGGGCCCTGCAGCGCGCGCGGGGAGGGGCATCGAGATCGTGTGTGGGCTCGGGGAGGACACGGAGCCCCTCGTCGCGAGGCTGCTCGCCCGCACCGACGCGCCGGTCGTGACAGGGTTGACCCTCGTGGATGCGCGCACGGGCGCGGCCGTCGCGCTCGCGGCTCGGCGTGTCCCCGACCTCCACGCCGGTGCACCGTGCCTCGTCCCGATGCGGCTCTCGAGGGAGACCGCGGCGGTCCGCATCGAGGGAGTCTCTGCCGACGGACCGTTCGTCCACGAGGTCCCCATTCGTCCCGACGGGGTCGAGCGACCGTACGTTCGGTCTCTCTTCGGCCGCGAGGCGGTGAGCGACGTCGACATGCGGATGGCCGCGGGTGAGCTCCGCGGCGAGGGGGACGCCGAAATCGAGCGGCTCGGGCTCGCGTACGCCATCGTCACGCGCAAGACGTCGTTCGTGGCGGTCTCGCACGAGCGCACCGTGGACCCGACGCTGCCGACGCGCCGAGAGGTCGTCCCTCACGCGCTCCCGTACGGCATGTCGGCGGAGGGGGTGGGGCTGCGCGCGGCGTCGAGCGTGATGCCGGTGGCGGCTCGATCGGTCGCGTTCGCGCCGAGCCAAGCCATCCCGATGCCGATGGGGATGCCGATGCCCGCGCCCATGGCACCTTCGGGGGCGCCTCCTGCGTCGCGCGGAGGCGGCGGTGGCGAGCGTCGGAAAGAGTCCAAGTCCGAGGAGGCGCGCGACACGTTCGTGGCGCCCAAGAAGAAGGCGGCCCCGCCGCCGAAGCCTTCGCTCCTCGAGCGTGTCGCGAGGGCGGTCCTCGGGAACGCCGACGAGGGCGGTGGCTCGGGTGCCGACGATCACGACGAGGAGAGCGCGGCGCCATCGCCCTCGCCGAGGCTCGTCGTGGGGCGGCTCGTGCGATCGACCGAGGGTGTCTTGGTGGTCGAGATCACGCTGTCGGACGAGCTCACGTTCCACCACGACACGCTCCGTCTCATCATGGCGACGGGGGAGGGGCGGCCGGCTCGGATCGACGCGGCGCGGTCGACGGCGCCGGGCTCGTACGGAGCGGGGGCGGTGCTTCGCCTCGTCGTGCTTCACGGCGAAGGGCGCCTGGAGGCCTTCGCGGTCACGGGGCTCGAGATGGCAGGCGCGTTCCCCTTCCGGGTGGCGCTCGGCTGA
- a CDS encoding SDR family NAD(P)-dependent oxidoreductase has product MNVIVTGAAGALGRAIVARLSADGANVGLVDRPSAALEQLAAEVRGTALGVEVFSRESLSEAVSRFEHAASGPVDAAALVAGGWGGGAPIHESDAGLDAMLDANTRTVHASLAAFLPGMVSRRRGSIVVIGSRNVERPWLGASAAAYTASKAAAVALARAVAEEVKESHVRVNAVLVSTMDTPANRAAMPTADVSRWVATSSVADVVAFLLGEGSRDVSGAEIPVYGRA; this is encoded by the coding sequence ATGAACGTCATCGTGACAGGTGCGGCGGGTGCGCTGGGGCGAGCGATCGTGGCGCGACTCTCTGCCGATGGGGCGAACGTGGGGCTCGTGGACCGTCCGAGCGCCGCGCTCGAGCAGCTCGCCGCGGAGGTCCGGGGGACGGCCCTCGGGGTCGAGGTCTTCTCGCGAGAGAGCCTCTCCGAGGCGGTGAGCCGCTTCGAGCACGCGGCCTCGGGGCCGGTAGACGCCGCCGCGCTGGTCGCCGGAGGCTGGGGAGGCGGCGCGCCGATCCACGAGAGCGACGCGGGGCTCGACGCGATGCTCGACGCGAACACGAGGACGGTGCACGCGTCGCTCGCCGCCTTCTTGCCGGGCATGGTGTCGCGGCGCCGCGGGAGCATCGTCGTCATCGGCTCACGCAACGTCGAGCGACCATGGCTCGGCGCGAGCGCGGCGGCGTACACGGCGAGCAAGGCCGCGGCGGTGGCGCTCGCGCGGGCCGTCGCCGAAGAGGTGAAGGAGTCCCACGTGCGCGTCAACGCGGTCTTGGTGAGCACCATGGACACCCCCGCGAACCGCGCGGCGATGCCGACCGCGGACGTTTCGCGGTGGGTCGCCACGTCGTCGGTCGCCGACGTCGTCGCGTTCCTCCTCGGAGAGGGCTCGAGGGACGTCTCGGGGGCCGAGATCCCGGTCTACGGGCGGGCATAA